A window of the Bdellovibrionales bacterium genome harbors these coding sequences:
- a CDS encoding glutathione peroxidase: MRYFSSLLSTQIVAASFLSLFVCHNSSAAPASTPSSTQSFFDFSANDIRGKKIYFSQYRGKVVLVVNTASECGFTPQMADLEELQKKYSAKGFTVLAFPSNDFKQEKGSREEVQKFAQDKYHITFPMFDKGPVTGSDQQEVFKFMTEQKPGMIFKDVRWNFEKFLINREGKVIERWSSITSPTSKSVLEKIERALAAPM; the protein is encoded by the coding sequence ATGCGCTATTTCTCATCACTTTTGAGCACCCAGATCGTAGCGGCTTCTTTCTTAAGCTTGTTTGTTTGCCATAATTCCTCGGCAGCTCCCGCTTCGACACCCTCCAGCACACAAAGTTTTTTCGACTTTTCCGCCAATGATATCCGCGGCAAAAAAATCTATTTCTCTCAGTACCGGGGTAAAGTGGTTCTCGTCGTCAACACCGCTTCTGAGTGCGGCTTTACTCCGCAAATGGCTGATCTTGAAGAGTTGCAAAAGAAATATTCAGCCAAAGGATTCACGGTCCTGGCCTTCCCATCCAATGACTTTAAACAGGAAAAAGGCAGTCGCGAAGAGGTTCAGAAATTTGCTCAAGATAAGTATCACATCACCTTCCCGATGTTTGATAAAGGCCCCGTCACCGGCAGTGATCAGCAGGAGGTTTTCAAGTTCATGACTGAGCAAAAACCAGGCATGATCTTTAAAGACGTCCGCTGGAACTTTGAAAAATTCCTGATCAACCGAGAGGGAAAAGTCATCGAAAGATGGAGTTCCATCACCTCTCCCACATCAAAGTCGGTCCTCGAGAAGATTGAAAGGGCACTGGCTGCCCCAATGTGA
- a CDS encoding outer membrane beta-barrel protein encodes MICSSLAAPAFAKSYLAGNSSSDQKHYLIAQSDPDEAYDPFSDYSEFDEASDEEADINFFRNGRFFTVGLAAGMRGFTGNFAKTYSSAPTFGLYLSYFFDLRLALSVGFLTGDNAATIGTAAGDYTGNVSFTTINFDLKYYLNTQNVTRGLADLNPYIIGGFAQFYRTYTISGVEGYSRDSTMGIEVGAGLEVPLMRKKAYLGIQGMYHYVNFPDENSKFINDGNSSIPLTHTVSGDIYDILLILGMNF; translated from the coding sequence ATGATTTGCAGTTCATTGGCGGCTCCTGCTTTTGCTAAAAGTTACCTTGCTGGCAACAGCTCTTCTGATCAAAAACATTACCTCATCGCTCAATCAGATCCTGATGAGGCCTATGACCCCTTTTCTGATTACAGTGAATTCGATGAAGCTTCTGACGAAGAAGCAGATATCAACTTCTTCCGCAACGGCCGCTTCTTCACGGTAGGTCTTGCGGCGGGGATGCGCGGCTTCACCGGTAACTTTGCAAAAACCTATTCCAGTGCGCCTACTTTTGGGCTTTACTTAAGCTATTTCTTTGACTTACGCCTGGCTCTTTCTGTGGGCTTCCTCACCGGTGATAACGCGGCGACCATCGGAACCGCTGCGGGAGATTATACTGGCAATGTTTCGTTTACGACGATTAACTTCGACCTCAAGTATTACTTGAACACTCAAAACGTAACTCGCGGGCTTGCCGATTTAAATCCCTATATTATCGGCGGCTTTGCTCAGTTCTACCGAACCTATACTATTTCTGGCGTTGAGGGTTACAGTCGTGACTCGACGATGGGGATCGAAGTCGGCGCCGGTCTTGAGGTGCCACTCATGCGTAAAAAAGCTTATCTCGGGATCCAGGGCATGTATCACTACGTGAACTTTCCGGATGAGAATTCGAAATTTATCAATGATGGCAATAGCTCAATCCCCCTCACTCATACAGTGTCGGGCGATATCTACGATATCCTCCTGATTTTAGGGATGAATTTCTAG